From a single Shewanella denitrificans OS217 genomic region:
- a CDS encoding 3-oxoacyl-ACP synthase III: MKYSRVFINSLAYELAPLVVSSLDLESRLGPLYQKFRIPMGQLAALTGITERRWWPKGFRLSDGAISAARKAIDETGIAVSDLGAVVYTGVCRDQHEPATACRIAAELGVSKDTAIYDISNACLGVLSGILDIANRIELGQIKAGMVVSCESARDIVEATIDNMLADPTMQNFAQSLATLTGGSGAIAVILTDGSLPLKTARQHQLLGASHLSAPEHHQLCQWGLQEAGHLLYREFMRTDAVTLLKEGVDLAKHTWEHFLSQRDWLVEQVDKVICHQVGASNRRQVLNALNIPHEKEYPTYQTLGNMGTVSLPVTAAMAHDEGFLKVGDQVSFLGIGSGLNCMMLGIKW, from the coding sequence ATGAAATATTCCCGCGTCTTTATCAATAGTTTAGCCTATGAGCTTGCGCCTCTTGTGGTGTCTAGCCTAGATCTTGAATCACGCCTAGGGCCTTTATATCAAAAGTTCCGTATTCCCATGGGGCAACTTGCTGCCTTAACCGGCATAACTGAACGTCGGTGGTGGCCAAAAGGCTTTCGCCTGTCAGACGGTGCCATCAGCGCTGCTCGTAAAGCCATAGATGAAACCGGCATTGCAGTAAGCGACTTAGGCGCTGTGGTTTACACAGGAGTGTGCCGCGATCAACACGAACCTGCCACCGCTTGCCGAATTGCTGCCGAGCTTGGGGTCTCTAAAGATACCGCCATCTACGACATCAGCAACGCTTGTCTTGGAGTGCTATCGGGTATTTTAGACATAGCTAACCGCATCGAGCTTGGGCAAATTAAAGCCGGTATGGTGGTGTCTTGTGAATCTGCAAGGGACATAGTCGAGGCGACAATCGACAACATGCTGGCAGATCCGACCATGCAGAATTTCGCCCAATCCTTGGCGACTTTAACCGGTGGCTCTGGCGCTATCGCGGTGATTTTAACCGATGGTAGCTTGCCCCTTAAAACCGCGCGTCAACATCAGTTATTGGGTGCGAGTCATCTGTCTGCCCCTGAGCATCATCAGCTGTGTCAGTGGGGCTTACAAGAAGCGGGGCACTTGTTGTATCGTGAGTTTATGCGCACCGATGCGGTCACTTTGCTTAAAGAAGGCGTAGACTTGGCCAAGCACACCTGGGAGCATTTTTTATCTCAGCGTGATTGGCTGGTGGAGCAGGTCGATAAGGTTATTTGTCACCAAGTGGGTGCCTCTAATCGCAGGCAAGTGCTCAATGCACTCAATATTCCCCATGAAAAAGAATACCCAACCTATCAAACCTTAGGCAACATGGGCACAGTGTCTTTACCTGTGACAGCTGCCATGGCCCACGATGAAGGCTTCTTAAAAGTCGGCGATCAGGTGAGTTTTCTTGGCATAGGCAGTGGTCTGAACTGCATGATGCTTGGCATCAAGTGGTAA
- a CDS encoding sensor histidine kinase, producing the protein MSIRGYLFVLFSALILALGLGQVVMMDYFKSELQAQLQQSTKALSQDLIRVVIAKSKDEVKEEIDYYREYEALQQTEGSKSRVNELHKVILELEGEIKALSIDLAQGSQVNLPNTPGMSRAEKQQHLQALHQSLSDTVEQIVAEESIAAQQHWELARMRAMAEKDYEQRVQQTLDNIDIDTEQWLQDGEVIISKHEGPMNILSRTNVPLENQAAKAKLDEFGESLFSVILATSLLAMLLTYWLAHHITRPLSALASGHKQLGQGNLGIQIKLQGVKELKDILQGFNTMSQQLSQWRQKMDLMAQQQHLADLGQVAKGIAHSLRNPLHTLGLLSEQASFEADEPQRQKINQQVQLKIALMDKNIQHLLALANENVNRSEHLPLNEVIQDILLEVSMGHKQQLVFAADAINLVLPASATEVRSILHAVIINAVEASAIDNTIQIACSVQDDYYCVKVTDNGQGIDASIKDRLFEPHISTKSEGSGMGLYLAKRIVSSHYGGDIKLEANPDGGTIVSVLFAKPQPSRARHVDVKPQYLAASRTEPETNKGDSL; encoded by the coding sequence ATGTCAATTCGCGGCTATCTATTTGTTTTATTTTCAGCCTTGATCTTAGCCTTAGGTCTGGGGCAAGTAGTGATGATGGATTACTTTAAGTCTGAGCTACAGGCGCAGTTGCAGCAGTCGACCAAGGCATTATCTCAAGATCTTATTCGGGTGGTGATAGCCAAGAGTAAAGATGAAGTCAAAGAGGAGATTGACTATTACCGCGAGTATGAAGCCTTGCAGCAAACTGAAGGCAGTAAAAGTAGAGTTAATGAATTGCATAAGGTCATACTCGAACTTGAAGGTGAGATTAAAGCCTTATCCATAGATTTAGCCCAAGGTTCACAAGTCAATCTCCCTAATACGCCTGGCATGTCCCGAGCCGAAAAACAGCAGCATTTGCAAGCCTTACATCAAAGCCTATCTGATACCGTTGAGCAAATTGTCGCCGAGGAAAGCATTGCTGCACAACAACATTGGGAGCTTGCCAGAATGCGCGCCATGGCTGAGAAAGACTATGAGCAAAGAGTTCAGCAAACCTTGGATAACATAGATATAGATACCGAGCAATGGCTACAAGATGGTGAGGTGATTATCTCCAAACATGAGGGGCCGATGAATATCCTTTCTCGCACCAATGTGCCCCTTGAAAATCAGGCGGCTAAGGCGAAATTGGACGAGTTTGGTGAATCCCTGTTTAGTGTCATACTGGCGACCAGCCTACTGGCCATGTTGCTCACTTATTGGCTAGCCCATCATATTACTCGGCCCTTAAGTGCATTGGCCTCTGGCCATAAGCAATTGGGGCAGGGGAATTTAGGCATACAAATCAAACTGCAAGGCGTGAAGGAGCTTAAAGACATATTGCAAGGGTTTAACACCATGAGCCAGCAATTAAGTCAGTGGCGTCAAAAGATGGATCTTATGGCACAGCAGCAACATTTAGCCGATTTAGGTCAAGTGGCTAAAGGCATAGCTCACAGCCTGAGAAATCCCTTGCACACCTTAGGTTTACTCTCAGAGCAGGCAAGTTTCGAGGCCGATGAGCCGCAAAGGCAAAAAATAAACCAGCAAGTGCAGCTGAAAATTGCCCTTATGGATAAGAATATTCAACACTTATTGGCTTTGGCCAATGAGAATGTCAATCGTAGCGAACATTTACCCTTAAACGAGGTGATCCAAGATATCTTACTGGAAGTGTCCATGGGCCATAAACAGCAGCTCGTGTTTGCCGCCGATGCCATAAACTTGGTATTACCCGCCTCAGCAACAGAAGTTCGCAGTATTTTACATGCCGTGATAATCAACGCCGTAGAGGCAAGCGCGATTGATAACACCATCCAAATAGCGTGCAGCGTGCAAGATGATTATTATTGCGTCAAGGTAACGGATAACGGCCAAGGCATAGATGCGAGCATAAAAGATAGGCTATTTGAGCCCCACATCTCAACAAAGTCAGAAGGTTCTGGCATGGGCTTGTATTTGGCAAAACGAATTGTCAGTAGCCACTATGGTGGTGATATTAAGCTCGAAGCCAACCCCGATGGCGGTACGATAGTCAGTGTGTTATTCGCTAAACCTCAGCCGTCACGGGCGCGTCATGTTGATGTGAAGCCTCAATATTTAGCAGCATCACGAACTGAGCCAGAAACCAACAAGGGTGACTCACTATGA
- a CDS encoding DUF1289 domain-containing protein yields the protein MHSPCVARCGLNEDDYCMGCYRHIDEIVTWSSATETEQQVIWDKLPERKIAFEGETNSQIISRAKWLAAEAKQG from the coding sequence ATGCATTCACCCTGTGTCGCCCGCTGCGGGCTTAATGAAGACGATTATTGTATGGGCTGTTATCGCCATATCGATGAAATCGTCACTTGGTCATCGGCCACAGAAACTGAGCAACAAGTGATTTGGGATAAATTGCCTGAGCGAAAAATCGCCTTTGAGGGCGAGACAAACAGCCAAATAATCAGCCGTGCCAAATGGTTAGCCGCTGAAGCTAAACAAGGCTAA
- a CDS encoding sigma-54-dependent transcriptional regulator, whose protein sequence is MSKINQPTAHQAGIPTSTAMSILVVEDDETQRELIVQILSQSHYQIDSADRVESAILKIKANPPDLVFSDWKLGQLTGMDLLNYVRREHPDMGFIIATAYGTITHAVDAMQAGADDYLTKPYQRQSLLLSIGKVFKALTLKRHNRSLSSQLSEQQALVGLVGKAACMQKVYDRLLRVGATDATVLIGGESGTGKELAARALHQLSRRQHKPFVAINCGAIPDALAEAELFGAEKGAFTGATERKIGKLEAAHQGTVFLDEIAELPLLQQTKLLRFLQEGSVSRLGQHGELTLDVRVIAASHKDLQQEVAQGRFREDLYYRLNVVPITMPPLRERQEDIGRLVEHFLGLHQRSYQVSAAKLSSKALKRLLDYPWPGNVRELANRMERFVLLGDEEELIDELSLSAAKSYGGASQLSTFSLPDAGIDWESFEKDCLAQALAKCEGNKTQAAKLLALSYKAFLYRLEKHNLN, encoded by the coding sequence ATGAGCAAGATTAACCAGCCGACAGCGCATCAAGCGGGGATCCCGACCAGCACTGCCATGAGCATACTGGTGGTGGAAGATGATGAAACTCAGCGAGAGCTTATCGTGCAGATTTTATCCCAGTCACATTATCAAATTGACAGTGCCGACAGGGTAGAAAGCGCGATTTTGAAGATAAAAGCCAACCCACCGGATCTTGTCTTTAGTGATTGGAAACTAGGTCAGTTAACCGGCATGGATTTACTCAATTATGTTCGCCGTGAGCACCCAGACATGGGGTTTATTATCGCCACCGCCTACGGCACTATCACACATGCCGTGGATGCCATGCAGGCTGGCGCCGATGATTACCTGACTAAACCCTATCAGAGGCAGTCATTACTCTTATCCATAGGTAAAGTGTTTAAGGCGTTAACCCTAAAACGCCATAACCGCAGCCTAAGCTCTCAGCTGTCAGAGCAGCAAGCCTTAGTGGGCTTAGTGGGCAAGGCGGCTTGCATGCAAAAAGTGTACGACAGGTTGCTGCGAGTCGGCGCCACAGATGCAACCGTGCTGATTGGCGGTGAGAGCGGCACAGGTAAAGAGCTTGCCGCTCGAGCATTGCATCAGCTGTCTAGGCGACAACATAAACCCTTTGTGGCGATTAATTGCGGCGCTATCCCAGATGCCTTAGCGGAAGCTGAGCTTTTTGGCGCCGAAAAAGGCGCCTTTACCGGCGCCACCGAGCGTAAAATAGGTAAGCTTGAGGCCGCCCATCAAGGCACGGTATTTCTGGATGAAATTGCTGAGTTGCCGCTATTGCAACAAACCAAGTTACTGAGATTTTTGCAGGAAGGCAGTGTTAGCCGTTTAGGTCAGCATGGGGAGTTAACTCTGGATGTAAGGGTTATTGCCGCTAGTCACAAAGATTTGCAGCAAGAAGTGGCACAGGGGCGTTTTCGAGAAGACTTATATTATCGCCTCAATGTGGTGCCCATCACAATGCCGCCCCTAAGGGAGCGCCAAGAAGACATAGGCCGCTTAGTGGAACATTTTTTGGGGTTACACCAACGCAGTTATCAAGTGTCTGCCGCTAAATTGAGTTCAAAGGCATTAAAACGCCTGTTAGATTATCCATGGCCTGGCAATGTACGTGAGCTTGCAAACCGCATGGAGCGTTTTGTGTTGCTCGGTGATGAAGAAGAATTGATTGATGAGTTATCATTGAGCGCAGCTAAATCTTATGGCGGGGCCTCCCAGTTATCAACGTTTAGCTTACCTGATGCTGGGATTGACTGGGAAAGCTTTGAGAAAGACTGTCTAGCCCAAGCCCTAGCCAAGTGTGAGGGCAACAAGACTCAAGCGGCTAAGCTGTTAGCATTAAGCTACAAGGCCTTTTTATACCGCTTAGAGAAGCATAATTTAAATTAA
- a CDS encoding YajD family HNH nuclease translates to MSVNQGPSKLDKVLAAANEYKASREKGYREQALKLYPWVCGRCTREFTHKNLSELTVHHRDHNHDNNPSDGSNWELLCLYCHDNEHSRFEELIRYGSTTETKQDVATYNPFADLKSRMKK, encoded by the coding sequence ATGTCAGTAAATCAAGGTCCGAGTAAGCTAGATAAAGTATTGGCTGCAGCTAACGAATATAAGGCTAGCCGAGAAAAGGGTTATCGTGAACAGGCATTAAAACTCTACCCTTGGGTGTGTGGCCGTTGTACTCGTGAATTTACCCATAAAAATTTGAGTGAGTTGACTGTGCATCATAGGGATCATAATCATGACAATAACCCTTCAGATGGCAGTAACTGGGAACTGTTGTGCCTTTATTGTCATGATAACGAACATTCTCGATTCGAAGAGCTTATTCGTTACGGCAGCACCACAGAAACTAAGCAAGACGTTGCCACTTACAACCCCTTCGCCGACTTAAAGTCTAGGATGAAGAAATAG
- a CDS encoding BCCT family transporter, whose product MPFKSSINPAVFFSSVILITLMVFLCALWPQEASHFFKSVQGGLEAKAGWLYILAVAIFLLFILFVMMSRFGDIKLGPDHAVPDYSYKSWIAMLFSAGMGIGLMFFGVAEPVMHYLAPPDATPETIAAAKDAMRITFFHWGLHAWAIYAVVALSLAYFSYRHKLPLLPRSSLYPLIGERIYGPIGHAVDTFAVLGTMFGIATSLGFGVLQVNSGLSYLIDGFPNNAWMQVGLIAIITAIATLSVFSGLDKGVKRLSELNLGLACLLMLAVLLLGPTVVLLQAFVQNTGSYLSELVGKTFNLYAYQHKEDWIGGWTLLYWGWWISWSPFVGTFIAKVSRGRTIREFLIGVLFVPSAITFLWMTVFGNSAIDAIMNHGASYLAEAVSTDVSVALFKFFEHLPFSNLLSVIALCLVVTFFVTSSDSGSLVIDNLTSGGDDNAPVWQRIFWAVLEGAVAAVLLLAGGLQALQTAAIASAMPFLLVMLLMCLGLYHALKDDWLKLSNVQSHNTSVQYATTNMSWQDRIGVLVSQPSHSEAKAFIETVVEPALLEVKTIFVSKGLAAQIIHLDGRVRLIIGPDERLPFVYGLWTRAFVTAASTESGAEQANDTEIATERTAAETPNATESAYYRVEVFLEHGGQQYDVMGYTQEQIIADIVSQYERYLHYLHLSNAELA is encoded by the coding sequence ATGCCCTTCAAGTCAAGTATTAACCCCGCAGTGTTTTTCTCATCGGTAATTTTAATTACCCTTATGGTGTTTCTGTGTGCCCTTTGGCCACAAGAGGCGAGTCATTTCTTTAAGTCAGTGCAAGGCGGCTTAGAAGCAAAAGCGGGATGGTTGTATATTTTAGCCGTGGCCATTTTCTTGTTGTTTATTTTGTTTGTGATGATGAGCCGTTTTGGTGACATTAAGCTTGGGCCAGATCATGCCGTGCCGGATTACAGCTATAAGAGCTGGATAGCCATGCTGTTTTCTGCCGGTATGGGCATAGGTTTGATGTTTTTTGGTGTGGCAGAGCCCGTGATGCATTATTTAGCGCCGCCAGATGCGACGCCTGAGACCATTGCCGCGGCAAAAGATGCCATGCGGATCACGTTTTTCCATTGGGGGCTCCATGCCTGGGCGATTTATGCCGTGGTGGCCTTAAGCTTGGCGTATTTCTCCTATCGGCATAAGTTGCCGCTATTACCCCGCTCGTCTTTATATCCCCTGATAGGCGAGCGCATCTATGGTCCCATAGGTCATGCTGTCGACACCTTTGCCGTATTAGGTACCATGTTCGGCATCGCCACTTCCCTAGGGTTTGGTGTGCTACAGGTCAACTCTGGCTTAAGTTACTTGATTGATGGTTTTCCAAATAATGCTTGGATGCAGGTGGGCTTGATTGCCATCATTACCGCCATCGCGACCTTGTCTGTATTTTCAGGCTTAGACAAAGGGGTTAAGCGTTTAAGCGAGCTAAACCTAGGTTTAGCTTGTCTCTTGATGCTAGCTGTCTTATTACTTGGGCCAACCGTGGTCTTGTTGCAAGCCTTCGTGCAGAACACCGGCAGTTACTTAAGTGAGTTAGTGGGTAAAACCTTCAACCTTTATGCCTACCAACACAAGGAAGATTGGATTGGTGGCTGGACCTTGCTCTACTGGGGCTGGTGGATTTCATGGTCCCCTTTTGTGGGCACCTTTATCGCAAAGGTCAGTCGTGGTCGCACCATTCGTGAGTTTCTCATCGGGGTTTTGTTTGTTCCAAGCGCCATAACTTTCCTGTGGATGACTGTTTTTGGCAATAGCGCCATCGATGCCATCATGAACCATGGGGCGAGTTATTTGGCAGAGGCTGTGTCCACCGACGTGTCAGTCGCCTTGTTCAAGTTTTTTGAACACTTACCATTTTCTAATTTATTGTCCGTGATAGCCCTTTGTTTAGTGGTGACTTTCTTTGTGACGTCATCGGACTCAGGTTCTTTAGTGATAGATAACCTCACTTCAGGCGGCGATGATAATGCTCCTGTGTGGCAGAGGATTTTTTGGGCGGTATTGGAAGGGGCGGTTGCAGCAGTATTACTGCTGGCAGGTGGTTTACAGGCCTTGCAAACGGCTGCTATTGCCAGTGCCATGCCCTTTCTACTTGTGATGCTATTGATGTGTTTAGGTTTATATCATGCACTTAAAGACGACTGGCTTAAACTCAGTAATGTGCAGTCACACAATACCAGTGTCCAGTACGCGACAACCAATATGAGCTGGCAAGACAGAATAGGGGTACTCGTCTCCCAACCTAGCCACAGCGAGGCCAAGGCATTTATTGAAACCGTGGTAGAGCCGGCTTTGCTAGAGGTGAAAACTATCTTTGTCTCTAAAGGGTTAGCTGCACAGATAATCCACCTCGATGGCCGTGTAAGGCTGATTATTGGTCCCGATGAACGGCTCCCGTTTGTCTATGGCCTCTGGACTCGCGCATTTGTGACTGCAGCTTCAACTGAAAGCGGCGCTGAGCAAGCTAACGACACTGAGATTGCAACAGAACGAACAGCAGCTGAAACGCCGAATGCCACTGAGAGTGCGTATTACCGCGTCGAAGTTTTCTTGGAGCATGGTGGACAGCAGTACGATGTGATGGGCTATACCCAAGAGCAAATTATTGCCGATATTGTCAGTCAATATGAAAGATATTTGCACTATCTGCATTTATCTAATGCAGAGCTTGCATAA
- a CDS encoding methyltransferase, which yields MANQQQVPSPEYGHHFEQLNRLLLGLAPLWQSLAFECHNLPWAADFPHLAAAVTALDDADIDAIDKDQSVLVATLLPSLSLDLAMRDKKSDENRDKKSGENSDKKSDEQHAPQSQSLIDLLPLLNNAFTARPLNEQCLGEKDAAADNAFNHQDFSRFSAGIKGRKWQQITAFTQMSFQQAPKNLPVLEWCAGKGHLGRLVAKTQQVAVTSLEWQQGLCEQGQLLADKWHLPQEFICLDAFNAIDIQAKNSPIKAEQHAIALHACGDLHVRLLQLASRANAQVISISPCCYHLIRDQVYQPLSNRAQSLAVNGEGLGLNRHHLQLPLQQSVIANPKQQGLRHQEVIWRLAFDCLQRKITGNQHYLPVPTLKQSQLSGSFTDFCHWAANAKELTLPKEIDFAALLHQGQQRHALTLRIDLVSHLFRTALETWLLLDRAIYLQEAGYQVRVSKFCSNSITPRNGFIQGVKY from the coding sequence ATGGCCAATCAGCAACAAGTCCCTTCCCCTGAGTATGGGCATCATTTTGAACAGCTCAATCGGCTATTACTTGGGTTAGCACCGCTGTGGCAATCATTGGCATTCGAGTGCCATAATTTGCCTTGGGCCGCTGATTTTCCCCATTTAGCTGCAGCAGTCACAGCCCTCGATGATGCAGACATAGATGCCATAGATAAAGATCAGTCTGTCTTAGTCGCCACCTTACTGCCAAGCCTTAGCTTAGATCTTGCAATGAGGGATAAAAAGAGTGATGAAAATAGGGATAAAAAGAGCGGTGAAAATAGTGATAAGAAGAGCGATGAACAGCATGCCCCTCAGTCTCAATCCTTAATTGACTTGCTGCCATTGCTCAATAATGCTTTTACTGCACGGCCCTTGAATGAGCAGTGCTTGGGTGAGAAGGACGCAGCCGCTGACAATGCCTTTAACCATCAGGATTTTAGCCGCTTCAGCGCCGGTATAAAAGGGCGCAAGTGGCAGCAAATTACCGCGTTTACCCAGATGAGTTTTCAGCAAGCCCCTAAAAACTTGCCTGTGCTTGAGTGGTGTGCAGGTAAGGGGCACCTTGGTCGCCTAGTGGCTAAAACTCAACAAGTGGCGGTGACAAGCCTTGAGTGGCAGCAGGGCTTGTGTGAACAAGGGCAGCTCCTCGCCGATAAATGGCACTTACCACAAGAATTTATCTGCTTAGATGCCTTTAATGCCATAGACATCCAAGCCAAAAACAGTCCCATCAAGGCCGAGCAACACGCTATCGCCTTGCATGCTTGCGGTGACTTACATGTGCGCTTATTACAGCTTGCAAGCCGCGCCAATGCTCAGGTCATTTCCATCTCCCCTTGTTGCTATCATCTTATTCGAGATCAGGTATATCAGCCACTGTCGAACCGGGCGCAATCATTGGCCGTTAATGGCGAGGGCTTAGGCCTTAATCGGCATCATTTACAGTTGCCTTTGCAGCAAAGCGTGATTGCTAATCCGAAACAGCAAGGGTTGCGTCACCAAGAGGTTATTTGGCGGTTAGCTTTTGACTGTTTGCAGCGTAAAATCACTGGTAACCAGCATTATTTACCTGTGCCAACCTTAAAGCAGAGCCAGTTGAGTGGCAGTTTTACGGATTTTTGCCATTGGGCAGCCAATGCCAAAGAATTAACCCTACCAAAGGAAATCGATTTTGCAGCCTTGTTACACCAGGGCCAACAGAGACACGCACTGACCTTACGGATAGATTTGGTCAGTCATTTATTTCGCACGGCATTGGAGACTTGGCTGTTACTGGACAGGGCCATTTATTTGCAAGAGGCGGGTTATCAAGTGCGGGTGAGTAAATTTTGTTCAAACAGTATCACCCCAAGAAATGGCTTTATTCAGGGGGTTAAATATTAA